Proteins from a single region of Streptomyces sp. HUAS 15-9:
- a CDS encoding alpha-(1->3)-arabinofuranosyltransferase has translation MTTTVQAPPPAAVPTTAATSGPPEGPRSRRWLLGFWAVAFVLFLAVHPGRQTFDTKLGVTVDPGRFLSDLGQLWHDQGSFGGIQDQYAGYLWPMLPYYWLCHTVSLPVWLAERLWLSLIVSVAFWGALRLAERLRVGTPASRLLGALAYALWPVFTVVVGSTSAAALPGALLPWVLLPLADERYTARVAALRSALVVPFMGGVNAAATLASLLPAGLYLLSRPPGPRQRKLISWWVPGVLVATAWWWIPLLLLGVYGENFLPYVETSQTTTATMSATEALRGSGNWVAYLHLGEAWLPAGWAVASAVVVIVCSALAAGLGLAGLARRDMPERRWLVLTVLITALITLAGYGGAFGAPFHGVVQDWLNGPLVPFRNIYKFQTGMALALVLGLAHLVGVAAEPRGARPVRGRRFAPLVAAVLVLPGLLWPYLNGSILNPGSFQQLPKYWQTTADWLKKYSPDSRALVVPATAHGLYTWGSPIDHPLDVLADSRWAQRDFVPFGTPGNRRAMDAVEQALLSGGEVPGLADCLSRAGIYYVVVRNDLDPDQIGSVPTTTVKRTLEQSGYRRVTGYGPVMTGGRIAHGTPLQVEGLYPRQRAVEIYEPVDKDVPRPGQARLLSAADTAVVSGGPEALLPLAARLRDRATVLTGDNHPGVGSPGLQLVGDGLRRADTRFGLVDANTSYTYTRDERNAPDAVQDAGEEPRQILPTDGIGHQTVAQLRGASSVTASSYGNWLFHLPQYDPVNAFDGDPATAWAEGAPGSAKGQWLRIGFDGSYDMPSSVKVTPLPQQSVRAAATRVRVTTEKGSVTSFLRPDGMTQTVKAPAGATRWMKLTIVDSVARRSGLTGAGFSEIALPHVQVTRMLRLPTDADRSDAAAEVVSLHRAADPTGLSATGTEAGLHRAFATGTAGSYQVAASAVPVPGEALDKLLYRVAPDQKHRITATADSTAALGAGLSARNLTDGDLTTAWIAGDRPTIHLSWKGKQPVGELVLAPAGGLSTRPTEVDISSPDGATTAGVDENGMVRFDPITTDRLDITITKTAPLTLHNPVADEDLQLPVGLTEAYLPALDGYRTRQPAPTRTFSLPCGQGPVLAVDGELYPTSVKGTVRDLVERRRVEVTPCQEGSVDAALELTAGTHRVEAGDTGPLVLTDVTLTRGAVNEAAGPGRELRIRDWLGDRREVTIGSGAATYLTTYENYNDGWRATLNGKELTPLRLDGWQQGWRIPAGAGGTVKLSYGPATTYEAGLIGGAVGLAALLGLVVWRRRAPNPDEPQPESPAPGLWLGTVALTLVAVVIAGWFALLVPPLALLAHRRHALLVPLALVALAGAGIAAATGAGEPVAAGHGAFGHLAQLLALIGLFAGLVSVREVPPGEEGGTPSDAEAPTAPLPHRIRGSSPLGTQPPGPAPATPEEKSPPSASGPTVSARGPGQPDGGAPE, from the coding sequence ATGACGACCACGGTCCAGGCTCCTCCCCCGGCAGCCGTCCCCACCACCGCGGCCACCTCGGGCCCGCCTGAGGGCCCACGGTCGCGGCGCTGGCTGCTGGGGTTCTGGGCCGTGGCGTTCGTGCTGTTCCTCGCGGTGCACCCGGGCCGGCAGACCTTCGACACCAAACTGGGCGTCACCGTCGACCCGGGCCGATTCCTCTCCGACCTCGGCCAGTTGTGGCACGACCAGGGATCCTTCGGCGGGATCCAGGACCAGTACGCCGGCTATCTGTGGCCGATGCTGCCGTACTACTGGCTGTGCCACACCGTGTCCCTGCCGGTGTGGCTCGCGGAGCGGCTGTGGCTGTCGCTGATCGTGTCGGTGGCTTTCTGGGGCGCGCTGCGGCTGGCCGAGCGGCTGCGCGTCGGAACCCCGGCGTCCCGGCTGCTCGGGGCGCTGGCCTACGCGCTGTGGCCGGTGTTCACCGTGGTCGTCGGCTCCACCTCGGCGGCCGCGCTGCCCGGCGCCCTCCTGCCGTGGGTACTGCTGCCGCTGGCCGACGAGCGGTACACCGCCCGGGTCGCGGCCCTGCGCTCGGCACTGGTCGTGCCGTTCATGGGCGGCGTCAACGCGGCCGCGACCCTCGCCTCCCTCCTCCCGGCCGGGCTGTATCTGCTCTCCCGCCCACCCGGACCACGACAGCGCAAGCTGATCTCCTGGTGGGTGCCCGGAGTGCTCGTGGCGACGGCCTGGTGGTGGATCCCGCTGCTGCTGCTCGGCGTCTACGGGGAGAACTTCCTTCCCTATGTGGAGACTTCACAGACGACGACGGCGACCATGTCGGCCACGGAGGCGCTGCGCGGCAGCGGGAACTGGGTCGCCTATCTGCATCTCGGCGAGGCCTGGCTGCCCGCGGGCTGGGCCGTGGCCTCCGCGGTCGTGGTGATCGTCTGCTCGGCGCTCGCCGCCGGGCTCGGGCTGGCCGGACTGGCCCGACGCGACATGCCGGAGCGGCGCTGGCTGGTGCTGACCGTGCTCATCACCGCGCTGATCACGCTCGCCGGGTACGGCGGCGCGTTCGGGGCGCCCTTCCACGGGGTCGTACAGGACTGGCTGAACGGCCCGCTGGTGCCGTTCCGCAACATCTACAAGTTCCAGACGGGCATGGCGCTGGCGCTCGTGCTCGGGCTGGCCCATCTGGTGGGCGTGGCCGCCGAGCCGCGCGGCGCCCGCCCGGTGCGCGGCCGCCGCTTCGCCCCGCTGGTCGCGGCGGTCCTGGTGCTGCCGGGGCTGCTGTGGCCGTACCTCAACGGGTCGATCCTGAACCCGGGTTCGTTCCAGCAGCTGCCCAAGTACTGGCAGACCACGGCCGACTGGCTGAAGAAGTACTCCCCCGACTCCCGCGCCCTGGTCGTCCCGGCCACCGCGCACGGCCTCTACACCTGGGGCTCCCCCATCGACCACCCCCTGGACGTGCTGGCCGACAGCCGCTGGGCACAGCGGGACTTCGTGCCCTTCGGTACCCCGGGCAACCGGCGCGCGATGGACGCGGTCGAGCAGGCGCTGCTGAGCGGCGGCGAAGTCCCTGGCCTGGCCGACTGCTTGAGCCGCGCCGGGATCTACTACGTGGTCGTCCGCAACGACCTGGACCCCGACCAGATCGGCTCTGTCCCGACGACCACGGTCAAGCGCACCCTGGAGCAGTCCGGCTACCGGCGGGTGACCGGCTACGGGCCGGTGATGACCGGCGGCCGGATCGCCCACGGCACCCCGCTCCAGGTGGAGGGGCTGTACCCGAGGCAGCGGGCGGTGGAGATCTACGAGCCGGTGGACAAGGACGTGCCGCGGCCCGGTCAGGCCCGGCTGCTGTCGGCCGCGGACACCGCCGTCGTCTCCGGCGGCCCCGAGGCGCTGCTGCCGCTCGCCGCGCGGCTGCGCGACCGGGCCACCGTGCTCACCGGCGACAACCACCCGGGGGTCGGCTCTCCCGGCCTCCAGCTGGTCGGCGACGGACTGCGGCGGGCCGACACCCGGTTCGGGCTGGTCGACGCCAACACCTCGTACACGTACACCCGTGACGAACGCAACGCACCGGACGCCGTGCAGGACGCGGGCGAGGAGCCGCGCCAGATCCTGCCCACCGACGGCATCGGCCACCAGACCGTGGCCCAACTGCGCGGCGCCAGTTCGGTGACGGCGTCGTCGTACGGCAACTGGCTCTTCCACCTCCCGCAGTACGACCCGGTCAACGCCTTCGACGGCGACCCGGCCACCGCGTGGGCGGAGGGCGCGCCCGGCTCGGCGAAGGGGCAGTGGCTGCGCATCGGCTTCGACGGGTCGTACGACATGCCGTCGTCCGTCAAGGTGACGCCGTTGCCGCAGCAGAGCGTGCGGGCGGCCGCGACCCGGGTGCGGGTGACGACGGAGAAGGGCTCGGTGACCAGCTTCCTGCGGCCCGACGGCATGACGCAGACCGTCAAGGCCCCGGCCGGCGCGACGCGTTGGATGAAGCTGACGATCGTGGACTCGGTGGCCCGGCGCTCCGGCCTCACCGGCGCGGGCTTCTCCGAGATCGCCCTGCCCCACGTCCAGGTGACCCGGATGCTGCGGCTGCCCACCGACGCCGACCGCTCCGACGCGGCGGCCGAGGTCGTCTCCTTGCACCGCGCGGCCGACCCGACCGGGCTGTCGGCGACCGGCACCGAGGCGGGGCTGCACCGCGCCTTCGCCACCGGGACGGCGGGGTCGTACCAGGTGGCGGCGAGCGCGGTGCCGGTGCCGGGCGAGGCGCTCGACAAGCTGCTGTACCGGGTCGCGCCGGACCAGAAGCACCGGATCACGGCGACCGCGGACTCCACCGCGGCCCTGGGTGCGGGGCTGTCCGCGCGCAACCTCACCGACGGCGATCTGACGACGGCGTGGATCGCGGGCGACCGTCCGACGATCCATCTGAGCTGGAAGGGCAAGCAGCCCGTCGGCGAGCTCGTGCTCGCCCCCGCGGGCGGCCTGTCGACCCGCCCCACCGAGGTGGACATCAGCTCCCCGGACGGTGCGACGACCGCGGGCGTCGACGAGAACGGCATGGTCCGCTTCGACCCGATCACCACGGACCGGCTCGACATCACGATCACCAAGACGGCGCCGCTGACCCTGCACAACCCCGTCGCCGACGAGGACCTGCAACTCCCCGTCGGACTCACCGAGGCGTACCTCCCGGCGCTCGACGGCTACCGCACCCGGCAGCCGGCCCCCACCCGGACGTTCTCCCTGCCGTGCGGCCAGGGCCCGGTGCTGGCGGTGGACGGCGAGCTGTATCCGACGAGCGTGAAGGGGACCGTACGGGACCTGGTGGAGCGCCGACGGGTAGAGGTGACGCCCTGCCAGGAAGGCTCTGTCGACGCGGCGTTGGAGTTGACCGCGGGCACGCACCGGGTCGAGGCGGGGGACACCGGTCCCCTGGTCCTGACGGACGTGACGCTGACCCGCGGGGCGGTGAACGAGGCCGCCGGCCCGGGGCGTGAGCTGCGGATACGGGACTGGCTGGGCGACCGCCGCGAGGTGACGATCGGCTCGGGGGCGGCCACGTACCTGACGACGTACGAGAACTACAACGACGGCTGGCGGGCCACCCTGAACGGCAAGGAGCTGACCCCTCTCCGGCTCGACGGCTGGCAGCAGGGCTGGCGGATCCCGGCCGGGGCCGGCGGCACGGTCAAGCTGTCGTACGGACCGGCGACGACCTACGAAGCCGGTCTGATCGGCGGCGCGGTGGGGCTCGCGGCCCTGCTGGGCCTGGTGGTGTGGCGGCGCCGCGCGCCCAACCCGGACGAACCGCAGCCCGAGTCTCCGGCGCCCGGCCTGTGGCTGGGCACGGTGGCGCTGACGCTGGTCGCCGTGGTGATCGCGGGCTGGTTCGCCCTGCTGGTGCCGCCCCTGGCACTGCTGGCCCACCGACGGCACGCGCTGCTGGTGCCGCTCGCCCTCGTGGCGCTCGCCGGGGCCGGGATCGCGGCCGCGACCGGCGCCGGGGAACCGGTGGCCGCCGGACACGGCGCCTTCGGCCACCTAGCCCAACTGCTCGCGCTGATAGGGCTGTTCGCGGGGCTGGTGAGTGTCCGGGAGGTCCCGCCCGGGGAGGAGGGTGGCACACCTTCGGACGCGGAGGCGCCGACCGCACCGCTGCCGCATCGGATACGCGGATCCAGTCCCCTGGGCACGCAGCCGCCGGGGCCCGCGCCCGCCACACCAGAGGAGAAGTCCCCGCCGAGCGCCTCCGGGCCGACCGTCTCCGCCCGTGGCCCCGGACAGCCCGACGGAGGTGCTCCCGAATGA